Below is a genomic region from Rosa chinensis cultivar Old Blush chromosome 5, RchiOBHm-V2, whole genome shotgun sequence.
TTAGTCTCTATATATTGGTTGAAAGAATTCCATGATTTTATGTACCATGATTATTTAGTTCATATGAATTGATTCATATAATGTTAGCAGACAGTTGTATTGCTAAAATCGAATTTTACTTTATGAATAGAACAAATAATAATGTTGCATCAGCCCAACTTCAGGATATAATTAAGAGCCTATAGTAGAGATTACCAACTATATTGAAAAGATACGAGAGGTAACAGTAAGAAATTGCAGCAATTAGAAATCACTACTGAAACTAACCGAATAGAAAAGTATCCAAGCTTTTGTTTGGCATGAACTCATAAATTAGCAACTTCTCATCCTCTTTAACGCAGCAACCCAAGATTTTAACAAGATTTTTATGTTGGAGTTTGTAGATCAACAGCATctcattcttgaactcttctATGCCTTGCCCAGAGCTACTAGATAACCTTTTTACTGCTATTTCATTCCCATCTTGCAGCTTACCCTAGATGAGGTCCTCAAATTAATCATTGCATTCATGGAATCATGTGGGTATTTTGCAATTGTAGTTATAACTGTTGTACTAATACATTTTCATTAGGGAAAATTTTGTATAAGAAAATAGTTACCTTATAAACTGGGCCAAATCCTCCTTCACCAAGTTTGTTTGTGTTACTGAAAGTGTTTGTAGCAACTAATATGCAATCAAAATCATAGATGAATAGCTCCGACGGATCATGTTCTCTTATATATTCTTGCAGAGGGTCTGTTGAGGTCACAGTTGTACCAGTCGATCCAAAGTACTTCGTTTTTACTTGCCTTTTTCCTGCAAATATAGCCACGAAATTCAGAGTCCAATGAAACAAAGCAGTTACATGTTTGGCTCATCAATCCATCACAGCAAGGTTACCAAGAAATGGATATCTGCTAGACAACTCCTCTGTTTCTAAAACACAAAAAGCCCTCCTTTGATACTCTGTTTCATATCCTCTGTCCTAAATTTCTTGTCCAAACCACCTTACCTAAATACCTTCTTATTATTTTAACAATATCAACCCCTCAAGAAAGTTAGATTAATTGCATCCCTCTATCATTCCCTAATGTAGTAATTGAATCCCTCTACTCATTTGCTTACCCTTTTTGTTCCTTTGCAACCTGTGCCAACCGAACACAATGGAACCCAATATACTGATAAAACAAATAGCTGCAAGGCTGGCAATTAATTTTATCTGCTTTCCTTCgcctgaaaagaaaagaaaaaattaaacaatcaaTGAATTTGGAGTACATAAAACACAAGACAGAGAAAGATACTGCTAATCCAAGAATGCTGCAATAATGTTGTTTACCTAGGTCTGCATGTGCTAGGCGAATGAAAATGTCTGTTCCTCCAAAGGAAAACTCCTGCATATCAATAAGGTCTTTGGACCAGACCAAACACCCTATATTATTAACAAATGCATACGCCAGGCAAGGACAATTATTTAGGCAATACATCTTACAGTCTTCAGATTCCAAAGATGTGATATATTCGTGAAAATCTGGTACCTTCAACCTTACCCTCTTCTGAAAACCATCTCTTCCTCTGGATGAGACAGACTTATTTGTGTTGCTGTCACAGAACAATTTGGTTTGCCTCACACACCCTCCTGTCCAGTTTTGTTTTCTCCATTCCTCATCTGACTTGGGTACAAACTTTTCCAAACACTTGCACATTGGAGATTCAGAAGTTGTACAAACCCCAAAAGGTCCACAAACTCCATATCTGTCGCATGGGCTATCGGGTGCCCCCCAGTTACGATACCAGTTGGAGCCATTTTCTGAAAGCATAAAGTTCAATAATCCTTTGGAAGAGATATCAAGATATGAGATAGTATTGTCAAGCAAAGTATAAGAGAAATACTTTGTCCCCAGTATGGGATCATCGTCAAGCTTAAATCCACTTTGATATTGATGATCCATTTCTGGTAGGCCAATGAACTTTGTTCTATCCCATGGACCACTTCTCCAATAGGGAGTTGATCCATTATTAATCCAGATAAACACTTGTGTTGGCGTCTGTGATTCAAGTCCAACCAAGAACATCCCCGCTGATGGATCATTATCACCTTTCCAGGAAGTCAAGAACTTTCTCTTTCCAGATTTGCTATCAAATCCAACCAACATGCTTGGAAGGATTGTGTCACTAGGATAATCAAAGCTCTGCCATACAACATCTCCCATACTGTTTTTGACAACTAATTCTCCACTTTCTAGCAGAAGGGCAGCTGCTGAAGTACTATTAGATGAAGACACCTGAGTAGTAATATTAGTTGACCAGACAGGATTTTGTTTACCAGCTACAAGCTCCAGATTCCCATTGCTACCGATTCTCAAACTCGACAAGGTGTCTGTAAGAGGCTTTTCTCTGTTGGCCACCCATACAACTTTACGAGGAGATATATTCTTGTGCCATATCCCCACGTACTTACTACCATCGAAGAAGCCCAATTCAAAAAGGTGACCAGGGGAGACAAGAATTTGTCCCGGTGCTAATGGCTGTGAAGAAGTTATGCTATAAACTTCAGCACCATATTGTGATAGAAGCAAACTGAAGatgaataagaaaaacaaaagaccaATACCTATATGCATCCCAATCCCAATCTACTTCCCAGAAAGATCAACTAT
It encodes:
- the LOC121048747 gene encoding G-type lectin S-receptor-like serine/threonine-protein kinase At1g61370 isoform X1, with product MHIGIGLLFFLFIFSLLLSQYGAEVYSITSSQPLAPGQILVSPGHLFELGFFDGSKYVGIWHKNISPRKVVWVANREKPLTDTLSSLRIGSNGNLELVAGKQNPVWSTNITTQVSSSNSTSAAALLLESGELVVKNSMGDVVWQSFDYPSDTILPSMLVGFDSKSGKRKFLTSWKGDNDPSAGMFLVGLESQTPTQVFIWINNGSTPYWRSGPWDRTKFIGLPEMDHQYQSGFKLDDDPILGTKYFSYTLLDNTISYLDISSKGLLNFMLSENGSNWYRNWGAPDSPCDRYGVCGPFGVCTTSESPMCKCLEKFVPKSDEEWRKQNWTGGCVRQTKLFCDSNTNKSVSSRGRDGFQKRVRLKVPDFHEYITSLESEDCKMYCLNNCPCLAYAFVNNIGCLVWSKDLIDMQEFSFGGTDIFIRLAHADLGEGKQIKLIASLAAICFISILGSIVFGWHRLQRNKKGKRQVKTKYFGSTGTTVTSTDPLQEYIREHDPSELFIYDFDCILVATNTFSNTNKLGEGGFGPVYKGKLQDGNEIAVKRLSSSSGQGIEEFKNEMLLIYKLQHKNLVKILGCCVKEDEKLLIYEFMPNKSLDTFLFDPTKRSLLDWAKRFNIIQGVARGLLYLHHDSCLKVIHRDLKVSNILLDEKMNPKISDFGLARIVEGAQNLVNTRKVVGTLGYISPEYAMGGIFSEKSDVYSFGVLLLEIISGRKNTSFYYNEQQLGFLPYAWHLWSEGRGLDLADEALTSSYSYSELLRCLHIGLLCVQDNAADRPTMADVVFMLISSVTDGPVPKRPIFTFQSPVCDPQPQYVNAFSANEATISMIEGR
- the LOC121048747 gene encoding G-type lectin S-receptor-like serine/threonine-protein kinase At1g61370 isoform X2; its protein translation is MDQLPIGEVVHGIEQSSLAYQKWIINIKVDLSLTMIPYWGQKNGSNWYRNWGAPDSPCDRYGVCGPFGVCTTSESPMCKCLEKFVPKSDEEWRKQNWTGGCVRQTKLFCDSNTNKSVSSRGRDGFQKRVRLKVPDFHEYITSLESEDCKMYCLNNCPCLAYAFVNNIGCLVWSKDLIDMQEFSFGGTDIFIRLAHADLGEGKQIKLIASLAAICFISILGSIVFGWHRLQRNKKGKRQVKTKYFGSTGTTVTSTDPLQEYIREHDPSELFIYDFDCILVATNTFSNTNKLGEGGFGPVYKGKLQDGNEIAVKRLSSSSGQGIEEFKNEMLLIYKLQHKNLVKILGCCVKEDEKLLIYEFMPNKSLDTFLFDPTKRSLLDWAKRFNIIQGVARGLLYLHHDSCLKVIHRDLKVSNILLDEKMNPKISDFGLARIVEGAQNLVNTRKVVGTLGYISPEYAMGGIFSEKSDVYSFGVLLLEIISGRKNTSFYYNEQQLGFLPYAWHLWSEGRGLDLADEALTSSYSYSELLRCLHIGLLCVQDNAADRPTMADVVFMLISSVTDGPVPKRPIFTFQSPVCDPQPQYVNAFSANEATISMIEGR